From Phenylobacterium montanum, the proteins below share one genomic window:
- a CDS encoding MFS transporter, with amino-acid sequence MKADAPASPARAAPVVALCAAVALLEGYDIQAMGVAAPKLAPALHLAPAALGNVFTAGMVGLVLGAAAGGWLADHMRRRILMSLAVTVFGLFSLATAVAPDALSLVAARFLTGLGLGAAMPSLINIVIEVSPARHRARLVSAMACGMPAGGASSGLFAVYAFQHLDWRALFLVGGVLPLALLPFLLTLPETRRKQAEHHAGGAPSIPEALFGEGRAGVTALLWTTFGLTLLVLYLMLNWLPTLVASKGFSASNGAQAALAFNAISIPGALILGSLVDRRGARGPVSLAFAGLIVALLGLAAAHSLPLVLACAGACGFCILGAQYCLYGVTPMYYPSASRGVATGSAVAVGRIGSIVGPFAAGQLVALGVGASGLAIAMAPVILVSGLAAALMTTIAKPFAD; translated from the coding sequence ATGAAGGCCGACGCACCTGCGAGCCCCGCCCGCGCCGCGCCCGTGGTCGCCCTGTGCGCCGCCGTGGCGCTGCTGGAGGGCTACGACATCCAGGCCATGGGCGTTGCGGCGCCCAAGCTGGCCCCGGCCCTGCACCTCGCCCCCGCGGCGCTCGGCAACGTGTTCACCGCCGGCATGGTCGGGCTGGTGCTGGGGGCCGCCGCCGGCGGGTGGCTGGCCGACCACATGCGCCGCCGCATCCTGATGAGCCTGGCGGTGACCGTGTTCGGCCTGTTCAGCCTGGCCACCGCCGTGGCGCCCGACGCCCTCAGCCTGGTCGCCGCCAGGTTCCTGACCGGCCTCGGCCTCGGCGCGGCCATGCCCAGCCTGATCAACATCGTCATCGAGGTCAGCCCGGCTCGACATCGCGCGCGGCTGGTCTCGGCCATGGCCTGCGGCATGCCGGCCGGCGGCGCCTCGTCCGGCCTGTTCGCCGTCTACGCCTTCCAGCACCTCGACTGGCGGGCGCTGTTTCTGGTCGGCGGCGTCCTGCCCTTGGCCCTTCTGCCGTTCCTGCTGACCTTGCCTGAGACCCGCAGGAAGCAGGCCGAGCATCACGCCGGCGGCGCGCCGTCGATCCCCGAAGCCCTGTTCGGCGAGGGCCGGGCCGGCGTGACCGCGCTGCTCTGGACCACGTTCGGCCTGACGCTCCTGGTCCTCTACCTGATGCTCAACTGGCTGCCGACCCTGGTGGCGTCCAAGGGCTTCAGCGCCAGCAACGGGGCCCAGGCGGCCCTGGCCTTCAACGCGATCAGCATTCCAGGCGCCCTGATCCTGGGCTCGCTGGTCGATCGCCGCGGCGCACGCGGGCCGGTGTCCCTGGCCTTCGCCGGCCTGATCGTCGCGCTGCTGGGCCTGGCGGCGGCCCACAGCCTGCCGCTGGTCCTGGCCTGCGCCGGCGCTTGCGGCTTCTGCATCCTGGGCGCCCAGTACTGCCTCTATGGCGTGACGCCGATGTACTACCCATCCGCCTCGCGCGGCGTCGCCACCGGGTCGGCCGTGGCGGTCGGGCGGATCGGCTCGATCGTCGGCCCCTTCGCCGCCGGCCAGCTCGTCGCCCTGGGCGTGGGCGCCTCGGGCCTGGCCATCGCCATGGCCCCCGTGATCCTGGTCTCCGGGCTGGCCGCCGCCCTGATGACAACCATAGCCAAGCCCTTCGCCGACTGA
- a CDS encoding sugar MFS transporter, with amino-acid sequence MPAAVISAPPSSASGGGARRLIPLAMALFFAFGFCTVVINDTLTPKLKGMFALNYTEAALTPFVFFIAYFLVSLPAAWLLGRVGYLKTVIAGLVLTAVGALLFTPAANLGVYEAFLGAIFVVASGVTIVQVAANPLTAVIGDPRYSHSRLTLAQAFNSFATFVGPYIGAELMLKGSKPVPPAASLPASVLSQLRIHEAHAMQAPFLGIAIGLILLAGLCALFLKQSPPAPPKAHGTYRQLLAQPRLMLGVLSIFTYVGAEVAIGAMMTSYLMSPHALSLKIEIAGKLVMFYWGGAMVGRFIGAYVLRKVRPGAVLSFCAFGAAALAAASGLSSGMMAAVAVLAIGLFNSIMFPTIFTLAIEDLGESVPQGSGLLCLAIVGGAVVPLISGKVADTFGLTAFLAVPIVCYLWIAAYGFITRRSEPVPAGEMALAEAG; translated from the coding sequence TTGCCCGCAGCCGTCATTTCCGCCCCTCCGTCCTCCGCCTCGGGAGGCGGCGCCCGGCGGCTGATCCCCCTGGCAATGGCCCTTTTCTTCGCCTTCGGCTTCTGCACGGTGGTGATCAACGACACCCTGACGCCCAAGCTGAAGGGCATGTTCGCCCTGAACTACACCGAGGCGGCGCTGACGCCGTTCGTGTTCTTCATCGCCTATTTCCTGGTCTCCCTCCCGGCGGCGTGGCTGCTGGGCCGGGTCGGCTATCTTAAGACGGTGATCGCGGGCCTGGTGCTGACGGCGGTCGGCGCCCTGCTCTTCACCCCCGCCGCCAATCTCGGGGTCTATGAGGCCTTCCTGGGCGCGATCTTCGTGGTCGCCAGCGGGGTGACCATCGTCCAGGTCGCCGCCAATCCGCTGACCGCCGTGATCGGCGACCCGCGTTACAGCCACAGCCGCCTGACCTTGGCCCAGGCCTTCAACTCCTTCGCCACCTTCGTCGGCCCCTATATCGGCGCCGAACTGATGCTGAAGGGCTCCAAGCCGGTACCGCCGGCCGCCAGCCTGCCGGCCAGCGTGCTGAGCCAGCTGCGCATCCACGAAGCCCACGCCATGCAGGCGCCTTTCCTGGGCATCGCCATCGGCCTGATCCTGCTGGCGGGCCTTTGCGCCCTGTTCCTGAAGCAGTCGCCGCCCGCCCCGCCCAAGGCGCACGGGACCTATCGCCAGCTCCTGGCTCAGCCGCGCCTGATGCTGGGGGTGCTGTCGATCTTCACCTATGTCGGCGCCGAGGTGGCCATCGGGGCGATGATGACCAGCTATCTGATGTCGCCGCACGCCCTGTCGCTGAAGATCGAGATCGCCGGCAAGCTGGTGATGTTCTACTGGGGCGGCGCCATGGTCGGCCGCTTCATCGGCGCCTATGTGCTGCGCAAGGTCCGCCCGGGCGCCGTGTTGTCCTTCTGCGCCTTCGGCGCCGCGGCGCTGGCGGCGGCTTCTGGGCTTTCGTCCGGCATGATGGCGGCGGTCGCGGTGCTGGCCATCGGCCTGTTCAACTCGATCATGTTCCCGACCATCTTCACCCTGGCCATCGAGGACCTGGGCGAGTCAGTGCCGCAGGGCTCGGGTCTCCTCTGCCTGGCCATCGTCGGCGGGGCGGTGGTGCCGCTGATCTCCGGCAAGGTCGCCGACACCTTCGGCCTGACCGCTTTCCTCGCCGTCCCGATCGTCTGCTACCTGTGGATCGCAGCCTACGGCTTCATCACCCGCCGCAGCGAACCCGTCCCGGCCGGTGAAATGGCGCTGGCGGAGGCCGGCTGA